The sequence TCGTGCGGCAGGTGGTCCGCGTCGTGAATGGGCAGGGGATTGGGCACCACCCGCGCGCGGGGGTAGCAGCGTTCCTGAAACTGGCCCACCACCAGCGCGGGGATGGGCTGGGCCAGCAGCGCGGCGGGGGTGATGCCCATGCGGCCCGCCACCAGCCCCGGTTCGCTGTGGAACTGGCGGAGGACGAGCGTGCCCTTATCCGCCAGCGCCCGGAAATCGATGGGGGCAAAGTGGCGCGAATCCAGGTCCAGATAGTTGTGAACGTGGAGAATGTCGGCGTGTTCCGCCAGTTCGCGGGCGAGATCCGGCGTTTCGTCGAACACCACGTCCTGCCCGAAGTCCTCGCTGCCGTAGCGTGTCAGGTCCACCAGCCGGGCCGTGCAGCCGGGCAGGTGGGCGTTCAGCGCCCGGACGAGCCGCAGCGGCGCGCCCGCCAGCGGGGTGATGGCGAAATGGACGACGCGCATCACGCGGCCCCGGTCCTGGTCCGGACCCCGGAATCGGTCGGAGAATCCGTGGGGGAACCGGCTGCGGGATTCGGCGCCGTCCTGCTGCTGTCCATGGTGCCGTCCTCTTCGTCCGTATCCCCCGTCTGCACCGGCATGGCCAGCATGGCGGGCAAAAGCTGCCCGTCGCGCGGCAGGTCCACGGTCAGGGAATTGCCGATCACCGCGTCCCACAGTTCCGGCGACAGGCCGTCGCCGGGGCTTTTCACGGTAAGGTCGTCCGGCATTAGCACCGTGCCCGCCGGAAGATTGCGCGCGGCCACCAGGCTTTTGCGCAGCTTTACGGCCATGGCCGCCTCGTGCGGGGTGACGCGCTTTTCGGTCACGCCCATGGCCCGCTCCACCTCGCGGATCATGCGGACCATGCAGGCAAGGTCGTCCGGCTCCAGCGAGGCCTGATGGTCGGTGCCGCGCTGGGTGCGGTCGAGGGTGAAGTGGCGTTCCACCAGGCACGCCCCGCGCGCCACGGCAGCCACGCTGGGGCCGATGCCCCGCTCGTGGCCGGAATAGCCCACGGGCAGGCCATAGCGCAGGGCCAGTTGGTCCATCACCGGCAGGGCGATGTCCGCCTCGTCGCAGGGGTAGCTGGAGTTGCAGTGCAGCACCACCACGCCGCCGTGCCCGGTGGAAAGTTCGGCCACGGCCCGGTCCACCTGCGCAAGGGTGCTCATGCCCGTGGACAGCACCACCGGCAGGTTCAGCGCGGCCATCCGGCGCAACATGGGTACGTTGACCACGTCGGCGGAGCAGACCTTCAGCAGTTCCACCTTCAGGTCGGCCAGCACGGCAAGGCTGGGCGCATCCCAGGCAGAGGCGAAGAAGACCATGCCCAGCGATTCGGCCAGTTGCTTCAGTTCCGCGAACTGGGCGGCGGAAAGTTCCAGCGCGTCGCGGTGTTCGCCGTAGGTGGCCCCGAAGCTGTTGGGGCCGCCATAGGCGGCGCGGGCACCTTCGGTGGTGAGCAGGGCGGAGGTGTCGCGCTTCTGGAATTTCACGGCGTCCGCCCCGGCGCGGGCGGCTTCGCGCACCATGCGCCGGGCGGTGTCCATGTCGCCCTGATGGTTGTTGCCCACCTCGGCCACGATGAAGCACGGGCAGCCGGGGCCGATGCGCCTGCCGGAGGCCAGGGTGATGCAGGGGGCGGCGGTGCCGCCCGCAATGTTGGTGGATGCGTTCATAGCAGCACGACGACCTCCCGCGCCGATTCCGGCATGCCGGGCATGGCCAGCAGCTGTTGCTGGATGGCGCGCTGGTGCGCGAACGAGGACACCACCACCGCGTCCACGGCCAGCAGGCCGGGTTCGGTCAGCAGGGCCGCCGGGGGCTGCACGGTGTGCCCGTGGAAGGGGGTGCCGTGCTTGGCGGCATCGTTGTCCACCACCAGGGTTACCTCGAAGGGGGTGCCTTCCAGCGCCGCCAGCACCACTTCGCCCGTTTCGGCGGCGCCGAACAGGGCCAGACGCAGCGTGCCCAGACGCAGCGGGCCAGCAGGTTGGGGC comes from Nitratidesulfovibrio sp. and encodes:
- a CDS encoding N-acetylneuraminate synthase family protein; translated protein: MNASTNIAGGTAAPCITLASGRRIGPGCPCFIVAEVGNNHQGDMDTARRMVREAARAGADAVKFQKRDTSALLTTEGARAAYGGPNSFGATYGEHRDALELSAAQFAELKQLAESLGMVFFASAWDAPSLAVLADLKVELLKVCSADVVNVPMLRRMAALNLPVVLSTGMSTLAQVDRAVAELSTGHGGVVVLHCNSSYPCDEADIALPVMDQLALRYGLPVGYSGHERGIGPSVAAVARGACLVERHFTLDRTQRGTDHQASLEPDDLACMVRMIREVERAMGVTEKRVTPHEAAMAVKLRKSLVAARNLPAGTVLMPDDLTVKSPGDGLSPELWDAVIGNSLTVDLPRDGQLLPAMLAMPVQTGDTDEEDGTMDSSRTAPNPAAGSPTDSPTDSGVRTRTGAA